TTAGTCCGAAACTTAGGTTTTAACTGTATGATTATAATCATAGATAATTTGGTAATATGATAGTCGTATATGATGTGATCATGTGAAGCCGAGAACTCATATGTTGTTTACAACTTATCGAATGTAAGCAGTAGGGACTTAGGTGACGTCGTTAAAACGTGTCAAACAGAAGATTCGTAATGATTTCTCCGACCAAACCAACTCCCACTTGAAAcctaaacacaaaaaaaaaaaaacagttcaaCCGCTTTGTTTGACTCCGCCACCTTGACTTTTTCCCTCAAACCGGTTATCTAACATCgtatactatattatatatgtaaccGGGTCAAATTCTACCAACCGAACCGAAGTCTTTCTGTGGCACAATCTTCTCTctttagggcctgactggtgtaaccgcagcggttgcggttgcggttgcgggagtttgcgggtgcgggtggttgcggttttaagcgttttttagagatttgtacgactggtatagctgttagaaattgttgcgtttgcgggactcttatgactggtaaactacaaaacgcaacatctgttaaataataatttaacaatatttacattttatgtaattataaaaatattaaaaatcataataatatgataaaatcataataatatgataaatataaaatttatatttataaaatcatattattcaattttaaaaatttatagaaaatattttagttttgaatttttataatataaattgaaatataatatgaatacattttacaatttctattatttcaattgaaaatttttattggatatttttagtattatttttatttactctgtttttaaagaaaaaaatttaccttcccgcaaccgcccgcaaccgcaaacgctagctggaaccagcttttgattttaagaggttcggagcggtttgaagcgatttgtagcgttttctgtgattgtttcgaaacgccaacaaccgctataaaccgcaaaagctgcgtttgcgggtggtagcgggaaaaccagtcggcACCTTAATGACCTACGAACGTGACAAAGATAATAGATGTTTCCATTTGAATCATTCACCATttcttaaaaatacaaatatttaaaaggaGAAATTTGGTAAACACGCAAATGATTCCCAACGACCTCTCACCCGCCAAAGACAAAACGCAGTAGCTGACCTCAAACTCTCTCAATTTATCTCAATATAAAAACCATCCTCAAACGGCATTACCTGTTTTTAGACGTTAcctttctctctccctctctttctcaAAATCCTCACCTAAAATCCTAAATATTACCTCTCCATTTTTCTTTTCCTCTCTTTGTCTTCGGCTTACCTCTAATCCGAAAACCACCATGAGGTTTTGCGTTCTAGGGTTATTATCATTCATCTTAATCGTTTCTCCCGTCTCCGCCTGGTTCTTCCCCAACTCCACCGCCATTCCACCCTCTCTACGCAACACCACACGCGTTTTCTGGAACGCTTTCTCCAACTTCACCGGCTGCCACCACGGCCAAAACGTGGATGGTCTCTTCCGCATCAAGAAATACTTCCAACGTTTTGGTTACATCCCCGAAACGTATTCAGGAAACTTCACAGATGATTTCGACGACATCCTCAAAGCCGCCGTGGAACTATACCAAAAGAACTTCCGTCTTAACGTCACCGGAGAGCTCGACGCGCCAACCATCAAACACATCGTGATCCCACGTTGCGGTAACCCCGACGTGGTCAACGGTACGTCCGTGATGCACAACGGGAGAAGAAAGACCTTCGAGGTCAACTTCTCCCCCGGGAGAGGTATACCGCGTCTGCACACGGTCAAACACTACACGCTCTTCCCGGGGGAGCCACGGTGGCCGAAAGACCGCCGCGACTTGACCTACGCGTTCGACCCTAGAAACCCGTTAACAGACGAGGTCAAGAGCGTGTTCGCACGCGCGTTCGGACGTTGGGCAGAGGTCACCGAGCTAAACTTCACCAACATCGAGTCTTTCACGACGTCAGACATCACGATAGGGTTCTACACCGGAGACCACGGCGACGGGGAGCCTTTTGACGGCGTGTTGGGCACGTTGGCTCACGCTTTCTCGCCTCCGAGCGGGAAGTTCCACCTCGACGCAGACGAGAACTGGGTTGTCTCCGGAGACCTAGACAGCTTCCTCTCCGTTACGGCGGCGGTTGATCTCGAGTCGGTGGCGGTTCACGAGATCGGTCATCTTCTTGGTTTGGGACATTCCTCGGTGGAGGAGTCGATCATGTACCCGACCATCACGACGGGGAAACGTAAAGTTGACTTGACGGATGATGACGTGGAAGGGATACAGTACTTGTACGGTGCGAACCCTAATTTTAACGGCACAACATCGCCACCGGCCACCACCACTCGTCAACGAGATACTGGTAGCTTTGGTGCCGCCTGGAGAATCGACGGTTCATCGAGGTTGACGATTTTCAGTCTGTTCTTGTCAACCGTTGGATTGTTCTTGTGGTTGTTACCGTAGATATGTTTTATTTACTCGATTTATTTAGTTTGGCTTTACCTCAAATCTTAAATTCTTTTGTATTAAATTAAGGATGGGGATATACACACGTACTCATACATTGGTTTCTTTTTCACATATACTTTCCGTATATAAAATTGTTTCAGATAACCAATGATCGATTTCTTGTGCTATTATACACTGTTTCATATAGACTTTAGTGGTTACTATTTGTTACATACTTAAATCACGTTGAATGCACTAAGACATTGgcctctcttttttttcaaatgatcCTTTGAAGCAATTAATGTTCATAAAAGCTTTTCAAAGTTGTAGGATATACAGGTAAATTGCAATGTATATGATTTTGAACTCTATGAATGTTTTGAAGCTTTGAGCGATCTACTGTAGCTATTTTGAAGTCTATGAATGTTAGTGAGTAGCAGCATAAATAGTTTCTAGTTTCTTCCTATTGTCGGCTACTGTTATCATGTGTTGGGATAAATGATCACATTAATGAGTGAAACATGAAAATGATGGCAACACACCACAACATGTTCCAAAAAAGTCTCACATCTCCTGTTACAATGAGACGGTATCTAGTCTTTCTACCTCATGTCTTAATTCACATTTCTTAACAAAGGATGGGGATATTGCCGAAGAACAACCCAAATTCAAAAAGGTATCAAGCTAATTCcgaactaaaataaaaaaaattacataatcaGTACTAAATTTCTTACATCTGAAATACTCGATCCAAACCTGATCCTGATCTGATATCCCAATGGCTACACATAAAgatgtatatacatattttgtttctGACATTTTGTCAACAAGTTTTCACATATACTCCGGCTCCGGCATATATAATGCTCCAGATGAAACCACTTGTTAACAACGTTTGATTTTCGAGTTATACATTCTTTGTGTTTAGATTTATCATAGAATTTGGCAATTAGtaattaattatatggagtATTAGAAATACGTCGAAATCAGTATATGCCATCAGGCTTTGTTTTAGTTTGGCCAATGACATCGACCATTACTAAAATCCAAATTATCCAATTGTTCTTCTTTATTCCCTCGCCACGACTTACTATGaccaaagaaataaaataaatcatcgTGAAAactttcttgttttgtttgtttctaaCGGTTATTTTAAGCGATAAGAGTTTCATACAATTTGTTACAGAAAAAGAAGTTCATACAATTGCAGTgcataaattttagtttttttttctttcaaatgtTTATATATCGTAGTTGCGTATACGTTAATAGCTAAatgaaaaaatctacttatttAATTTGTTAGCCATTTTTCGGACATGTGTTTAGAGTAAATTAGGGATCGGTATTTTATTCACTTagtttgattcgattcgttattcgttttgattcaattcaattttttttggatatctGTAAATCTTCGAAgcagaaaaaatattaaaaattattatccgttaaaaataaagcaaatcacaagtactaaaaaaaaaaaaagacgaataTTCGATGTGCTCCGACTTTTATATAATAGATGTACATCTACGattaaatatagagttttaaatgtataatattatataattattttaacatataactttattaaattttattttaaaattacttataaaaatattaaattaaaaaagaatataaaatctttatacaaaactacatttttttataaacatttgttttataagaataaaatattaatttaaaaaatttataaaacatatggtttcattaaatttttactttatattttttatgttaaaagATATTTCTAAAATGTAAACtggtattattttttctaaatttattggAATTGAAAAAATGGATGAATTATCCATAAATATTCGTAGATATTcgcaaagataaaaaaaatttacatatccaaaaaattggatatccgtattttttttttgaattatacaaatGTATCATGGTTTTACAGAAGTGGTGTAAACTAATCACGTGTTGTCATATGTCGGTATTTTGTCTTTGGTGATGTCAAAATGTTAATTCTCCGGTGGCCGATTTATGTAAATGACTTTCATTAAACGATGAACAATTGTGGAAGCCTCGTTGAGTTAATGTTTCAATGTGTCCACCTAACAGATTCAGGAATCGAAACCCAAATAAAATGTGTAATCAATTAtgcaaattaataaaaatatataagattttttaatatgatgtAAAAAATTTGTTAGactatattttcataatatagcTCAATATGTTATACATAAACTcgttaaatgtaattttaaatttattaattgtaaaattatcaatataacaatttttatagtttacaatatatgttttttttgaaactagtttacaatatatgttaaaattgCGAATTATTATTCAACATTCAATCTCAAAGCAGAAGTCacaattcaaaattataattcacaaataatttaatatgtCCATCAACTCTGTGGATAGTGGAATCTGATCCTTATTATTACATGGATCGAACATATTGTTCTTGGACATCATTCCGCACAAAATTCCCAAAATATCTTAATAGTATTCATTTGTCCATGACtcaataaaacaaataacaaagaAACGGCCTAGTAAAAAGGtggacataaaaaaaaaaaatagatgtcAAATGTTAAAAGACCATTTAAATCCGAGGGCCATATCGTAAATAAAATTGAAGTTGATGTGTGAAGGGGAAGCCACCAAATGAGTCAGGTCTCCGTCTCTCTCGGTTCGGCACAGCGCAGCTTCCAAAGGCGAACGTCTTCGTCTCCGGCGAGCTGTTAACTTGCCGATTTTTATTTTCCGCAAAATTTATCGTTATCTAATCGCATACGGTATATACCCCTAATTAATCGTATCTTTCGATTatcacactctctctctctctctctgtctctgatTTTGAGTAGTTTCGATTCTATAATGGCTAGGGTTTAAAGGAGGTGATTGTGTTGCCTTGGTTTTGTTTGGATTTGCTAGGGTTTCGTTCTCAAAAATGTCAGAAGCTTCTAGGCGGAGTAGGGTCACTATTACTCTAGGTCGTAGCGGCCAGGTACGTTTCTTCTCATTACTCTTGCTCTCGCAATGTGTGAGAGTTGTAGCTTGATTTGGTGCGTGTGTATGTTAGGGCTTTTTGAGAGTCTGGaaatgatggttgataccaaTAAAGATATGATTTAATGAGAGCTGAGCATAGGAAAGTGTTCATCTTTGATGTATCTTTTGGCAGGTGGTAAGTCGAGATGGGACTGATATAGATGATTTGCCTAGAGTTGGGACCAAGCGGTCTGTCAAAGAAAGACTGGGGAACCAGTTTGATGTCTCTGCTTACGGAAGTGATGCGGTCAGTAAAAGGTGTTTCCTTTTTCCTTCTTATCTGTGTATTAATCTAAGGAGCTTCTTAA
The sequence above is drawn from the Raphanus sativus cultivar WK10039 chromosome 7, ASM80110v3, whole genome shotgun sequence genome and encodes:
- the LOC130497686 gene encoding metalloendoproteinase 2-MMP; translated protein: MRFCVLGLLSFILIVSPVSAWFFPNSTAIPPSLRNTTRVFWNAFSNFTGCHHGQNVDGLFRIKKYFQRFGYIPETYSGNFTDDFDDILKAAVELYQKNFRLNVTGELDAPTIKHIVIPRCGNPDVVNGTSVMHNGRRKTFEVNFSPGRGIPRLHTVKHYTLFPGEPRWPKDRRDLTYAFDPRNPLTDEVKSVFARAFGRWAEVTELNFTNIESFTTSDITIGFYTGDHGDGEPFDGVLGTLAHAFSPPSGKFHLDADENWVVSGDLDSFLSVTAAVDLESVAVHEIGHLLGLGHSSVEESIMYPTITTGKRKVDLTDDDVEGIQYLYGANPNFNGTTSPPATTTRQRDTGSFGAAWRIDGSSRLTIFSLFLSTVGLFLWLLP